A stretch of Pseudomonas taetrolens DNA encodes these proteins:
- the cobJ gene encoding precorrin-3B C(17)-methyltransferase, which yields MSRGAPAIVILGNGSLNTARRIQQRYPQARIHGLAQRVEGADCTYSDFGATLRQLYQQDTAIIALCAAGIVIRSLAPVLLEKGAEPPVLAVAEDASAVVPLLGGLGGVNDLAREIAAHLAVAPAITTSGELRFGTCLLNPPSGYALGDLELGKRFVSDLLAGEPVRIEGDAPWLARAQLPESQQARLAIHVGSAERTPTANELLIYPRNLVARVCTPTPELAQAVRDALHAASLAWQSLACLIAEDTLMANMQVHEAAAELGVPLRFVSPGEQTLAVAGQTLAWHEADNGLALGAAPGPLDPQQIGRVRGRLAVIGLGPGAADLMVPAVKAELARANDVLGYETYVRMAGPFRDDQVLHCTDNREEMQRARHAFELAAQGRSVVVVSSGDPGVFAMAAAVLEALHASSDPQWHSVELEMLPGVSASLATAAQAGAPLGHDFCVMSLSDNLKPWSIIEKRLDLACEADLALAFYNPISRSRPWQLGVALEVVARHRTAQTPVVLGRDIGRPGQTLRVTTLGELTPEQVDMRTMVLIGSSTTCTFPRADGREWVYTPRWYGEKP from the coding sequence GTGAGTCGCGGCGCACCGGCCATTGTCATCCTGGGCAATGGCAGCCTGAACACGGCGCGGCGTATTCAGCAACGCTACCCGCAGGCGCGGATTCACGGTCTGGCGCAGCGCGTTGAAGGCGCTGACTGCACCTACAGTGATTTTGGCGCCACCTTGCGTCAGCTGTATCAGCAGGACACGGCGATCATCGCATTGTGCGCCGCAGGTATTGTGATTCGTTCGCTGGCGCCGGTACTGCTGGAGAAGGGCGCCGAACCGCCCGTCCTGGCCGTGGCTGAAGACGCCAGCGCGGTCGTGCCGTTGTTGGGTGGGCTGGGCGGGGTGAACGACCTGGCGCGGGAAATCGCGGCACACCTGGCCGTGGCTCCCGCGATCACCACCAGCGGCGAACTGCGTTTTGGTACCTGTTTGCTGAACCCGCCGAGCGGCTATGCCTTGGGCGACCTGGAGCTGGGCAAACGGTTTGTCTCTGATTTGCTGGCGGGCGAGCCGGTGCGCATCGAAGGCGACGCACCGTGGCTGGCCCGCGCGCAATTGCCTGAGAGTCAGCAGGCTCGTTTGGCGATCCATGTGGGCAGCGCTGAGCGTACGCCGACCGCCAATGAGCTGTTGATCTACCCGCGCAATCTCGTGGCGAGGGTCTGCACGCCGACCCCTGAACTGGCGCAAGCCGTTCGTGACGCGTTGCACGCCGCCAGCCTCGCGTGGCAATCCCTGGCCTGTCTCATTGCCGAAGACACCTTGATGGCAAACATGCAGGTGCACGAAGCCGCGGCGGAGCTGGGTGTGCCGTTGCGCTTTGTCAGTCCGGGTGAACAGACCTTGGCTGTCGCTGGGCAAACGCTGGCATGGCATGAAGCGGATAATGGCCTGGCGCTTGGGGCGGCTCCGGGCCCTCTGGACCCGCAACAGATCGGCCGTGTTCGCGGACGGCTGGCCGTCATCGGTCTTGGCCCTGGCGCTGCCGACCTGATGGTGCCCGCGGTCAAGGCCGAACTGGCCCGGGCCAACGATGTACTGGGCTATGAAACCTATGTGCGCATGGCCGGGCCGTTTCGCGACGATCAAGTGCTGCACTGCACTGATAACCGTGAAGAGATGCAGCGCGCGCGGCATGCCTTCGAGCTGGCGGCTCAGGGTCGTTCAGTGGTGGTGGTGTCGTCGGGCGACCCTGGCGTGTTTGCTATGGCAGCGGCGGTCCTTGAAGCCTTGCACGCGTCCAGCGACCCGCAGTGGCACAGCGTTGAGCTGGAAATGTTGCCGGGGGTATCGGCCTCCCTGGCCACCGCGGCACAGGCCGGGGCACCGTTGGGCCACGACTTTTGCGTGATGTCACTCTCGGACAATCTCAAGCCGTGGAGCATCATCGAAAAGCGCCTCGACCTCGCCTGCGAGGCTGACCTGGCGCTGGCGTTCTATAACCCGATCTCCCGGTCGCGGCCTTGGCAACTGGGGGTTGCACTGGAAGTCGTCGCTCGCCACCGCACTGCGCAAACGCCGGTGGTATTGGGGCGGGATATCGGCCGCCCCGGGCAGACGTTGCGTGTGACCACGCTCGGCGAACTGACCCCTGAACAAGTCGACATGCGCACCATGGTGCTGATCGGTTCGTCCACCACCTGCACTTTCCCGCGTGCCGATGGTCGGGAGTGGGTGTACACGCCGCGCTGGTACGGCGAAAAACCCTGA
- a CDS encoding MarC family protein, protein MLHVLFSVYLKMLVLYSPFFVLSCFISLTRGYSKKERRYLAWKVALATLVSSVLLYLFGRVIFNVFGITVDAFRIGAGSVLFISALGMAQGKSAVQTDNVNQDVTIVPLTIPLTVGPGTIGALLVMGVGQPHWDDKLMAIVSIALASLTVGVVLYLSGRIERILGEQGLQIVSRLMGLFVCALAAQIIFTGIRGYMVP, encoded by the coding sequence ATGCTCCATGTGTTATTCAGTGTGTACTTGAAGATGCTGGTGCTCTACAGCCCGTTCTTCGTGCTGTCGTGCTTTATCAGCCTGACGCGTGGTTATTCTAAAAAAGAGCGCCGGTACCTGGCCTGGAAGGTCGCACTGGCGACACTGGTCTCAAGCGTATTGCTGTACCTCTTTGGCCGGGTGATTTTCAACGTCTTTGGCATCACTGTGGATGCGTTCCGCATCGGCGCCGGTAGCGTGCTGTTCATCTCCGCCCTGGGCATGGCTCAGGGCAAGTCTGCAGTACAGACTGACAACGTAAACCAGGACGTCACCATCGTACCGCTGACCATCCCGCTGACCGTAGGGCCGGGCACTATCGGTGCGTTGCTGGTGATGGGGGTCGGGCAGCCGCACTGGGACGACAAGTTGATGGCCATTGTGAGTATTGCGCTGGCCAGCCTGACCGTTGGCGTAGTGCTTTACCTGTCCGGCCGGATTGAACGCATTTTGGGGGAGCAAGGGCTGCAGATCGTCAGTCGCCTGATGGGGCTGTTCGTCTGCGCCCTTGCCGCACAGATCATCTTTACCGGCATCCGGGGCTACATGGTGCCCTGA
- the dusB gene encoding tRNA dihydrouridine synthase DusB codes for MSAVRIGPYTLHNGLILAPMAGVTDQPFRQLCRRMGAGLVVSEMVTSDMSLWNSRKSRLRMIHDGDPEPRSVQIAGGDAQMLADAARANVELGAQIIDINMGCPAKKVCNKAAGSALLKDEALVNEILQAVVAAVDVPVTLKIRTGWDRDNKNGLTVAKIAEQAGIQALAVHGRTRADLYTGEAEYDTIAAIKQAVSIPVFANGDIDSPHKARHVLQATGADGLLIGRAAQGRPWIFREVDHFLRTGQLLPAPQMSEVERILLEHLAALHAFYGEVLGVRIARKHVGWYLATLPGAKEFRAHFNRLEDTEAQCANVQAFFAERHKSLVTGDEGWVAA; via the coding sequence ATGTCGGCGGTACGCATCGGCCCATATACATTACATAACGGTTTGATTCTCGCCCCGATGGCGGGCGTCACAGACCAGCCCTTTCGTCAGCTTTGTCGACGGATGGGCGCAGGCCTGGTTGTTTCGGAAATGGTCACCAGCGACATGAGTCTCTGGAACAGTCGCAAATCGCGCCTGCGCATGATTCACGACGGTGATCCCGAGCCCCGCTCGGTACAGATTGCCGGCGGTGACGCGCAAATGCTGGCAGACGCCGCCAGAGCCAATGTGGAACTGGGCGCACAGATTATTGACATCAACATGGGTTGCCCGGCCAAGAAGGTTTGCAACAAGGCCGCCGGCTCCGCGTTATTGAAAGATGAAGCATTGGTGAACGAGATCCTGCAGGCCGTTGTGGCCGCAGTTGATGTGCCGGTCACCCTGAAAATCCGTACCGGCTGGGACCGGGACAACAAAAACGGCCTTACGGTGGCAAAAATTGCCGAACAGGCCGGGATTCAAGCACTGGCAGTGCATGGCCGAACCCGGGCCGACCTTTACACCGGCGAAGCCGAGTACGACACCATCGCCGCGATCAAGCAGGCCGTGTCGATCCCGGTGTTTGCCAATGGCGACATCGATTCACCCCACAAGGCCCGGCATGTGCTGCAAGCAACCGGCGCCGACGGACTTTTGATTGGCAGGGCGGCCCAGGGGCGGCCCTGGATTTTCCGCGAAGTTGATCACTTTTTGCGTACCGGGCAACTCTTGCCGGCACCGCAGATGAGCGAAGTGGAACGTATTCTGCTAGAGCATCTGGCCGCATTGCATGCCTTCTATGGGGAGGTGCTGGGCGTACGTATTGCCCGCAAGCATGTCGGCTGGTATCTCGCAACCTTGCCGGGCGCCAAGGAGTTTCGCGCCCACTTCAATCGTTTAGAAGATACGGAAGCACAATGCGCCAACGTTCAGGCGTTTTTCGCCGAACGACACAAGAGCCTGGTGACAGGGGACGAAGGATGGGTGGCCGCATGA
- a CDS encoding DUF3426 domain-containing protein has translation MSDSFVTQCPHCQTSFRVNHAQLSMARGVVRCGACLQVFNAAQQLLNKSTETEQPPVATPAAVAPATIAPPATPKAAEPTPWQATELDLDHLDLDEELARLEELEIQPSKSFGQPHKPKDPSLSARRETSDAEESEWSDSLFSDSAAERAETSALAAQAAAKPLEPNTSERTEPSLSLDIDDLDDTPQLRLSMDDDEQEPPLIGERLSATDDEDEDEDEDEEIVEAAPAGKDKSRRNEPGIRDDMLLDLVDTPLHLDWKKRRSPWGKRLLWGLLVLLAGGALAGQYIAYHFEELARQDLYRPYFQQVCPLIGCTVPSKVDIDRIKSSNLVVRSHPEFAGALVVDAILYNRAPFSQPFPLLEMRFADLNGKMIASRRFKPGEYLSGDLAKAEMPPQTPIHIALDILDPGPKAVNYSLSFHSPE, from the coding sequence ATGAGCGATAGCTTCGTTACACAGTGCCCGCATTGCCAAACCAGCTTCCGCGTCAACCATGCTCAATTGAGCATGGCGCGCGGCGTGGTGCGCTGTGGCGCCTGCCTGCAAGTGTTCAATGCCGCACAGCAACTGCTGAATAAAAGCACTGAAACAGAGCAGCCACCGGTCGCGACGCCCGCTGCTGTGGCACCCGCGACCATCGCGCCGCCCGCTACGCCCAAGGCCGCCGAACCGACACCGTGGCAGGCGACCGAGCTCGACCTCGACCATCTGGATCTGGACGAAGAACTGGCCAGGCTTGAAGAACTTGAAATCCAGCCCAGCAAAAGCTTCGGCCAACCGCACAAACCCAAAGACCCTTCGCTGAGTGCGCGGCGCGAAACCTCCGACGCAGAGGAAAGCGAATGGTCTGACAGCCTGTTCAGCGACTCTGCTGCCGAGCGCGCCGAAACCTCGGCGCTGGCGGCACAGGCCGCAGCAAAGCCCCTCGAGCCAAACACATCCGAACGCACCGAGCCGTCCCTGTCTCTCGACATCGACGATCTCGACGACACCCCGCAACTCAGGTTGTCGATGGACGATGATGAACAGGAGCCGCCGCTGATCGGCGAACGCCTGTCAGCAACCGATGACGAAGACGAAGACGAAGACGAAGACGAAGAGATTGTTGAGGCGGCCCCTGCCGGCAAAGACAAATCCAGACGCAACGAACCGGGCATACGCGATGACATGCTGCTGGATCTGGTCGACACGCCCCTGCACCTGGACTGGAAAAAGCGCCGCAGCCCTTGGGGCAAGCGCCTGCTCTGGGGCTTGCTGGTGCTGTTGGCGGGTGGCGCGCTGGCCGGCCAGTACATTGCCTACCACTTCGAGGAGCTGGCCCGACAGGACCTGTACCGCCCTTACTTTCAGCAAGTGTGCCCACTGATCGGCTGCACCGTACCTTCAAAGGTCGATATTGACCGGATCAAAAGCAGCAACCTGGTGGTGCGCAGCCACCCTGAGTTCGCCGGGGCACTGGTAGTCGATGCCATCCTGTATAACCGCGCGCCGTTCTCCCAGCCGTTCCCCTTGCTGGAAATGCGCTTCGCCGACCTCAATGGCAAAATGATTGCCAGTCGCCGCTTCAAACCCGGCGAGTACCTGAGCGGCGACCTGGCCAAGGCCGAAATGCCACCACAAACCCCTATCCATATTGCTCTGGACATCCTTGATCCGGGCCCCAAGGCGGTTAACTACAGCCTCAGCTTTCACTCCCCGGAATGA
- the purH gene encoding bifunctional phosphoribosylaminoimidazolecarboxamide formyltransferase/IMP cyclohydrolase, with amino-acid sequence MTDQTTRLPIRRALISVSDKTGILDFARELEALGVEILSTGGTFKLLQDNGVAAVEVADYTGFAEMMDGRVKTLHPKIHGGILGRRGIDDAIMNEHGIKPIDLVAVNLYPFEATISKPGCDLPTAIENIDIGGPTMVRSAAKNHKDVAIVVNASDYANVLQNLKAGGLTYAQRFDLMLKAFEHTAAYDGMIANYLGTVNQAAETLSTEGRSQFPRTFNSQFIKAQEMRYGENPHQSAAFYVEAKPAEVSISTATQLQGKELSFNNVADTDAALECVKSFVKPACVIVKHANPCGVAVSPDAEGGIRQAYELAYATDTESAFGGIIAFNRELDAETAKAIVERQFVEVIIAPSVSEEARAIVAAKANVRLLACGEWSAERTPAWDFKRVNGGLLVQSRDIQMIGSEDLKVVTKRAPTEQEINDLIFAWKVAKYVKSNAIVYAKNRQTIGVGAGQMSRVNSARIAAIKAEHAGLQVQGSVMASDAFFPFRDGLDNAAKAGITAVIQPGGSMRDNEVIAAADEAGIAMVFTGMRHFRH; translated from the coding sequence ATGACCGATCAGACTACCCGCCTGCCGATCCGCCGCGCTCTAATCAGCGTTTCCGACAAAACCGGAATCCTTGATTTCGCCCGTGAACTGGAAGCCCTCGGCGTCGAGATCCTGTCCACCGGCGGCACGTTCAAGCTGCTGCAAGATAACGGCGTGGCTGCAGTTGAAGTTGCTGACTACACCGGCTTCGCGGAAATGATGGACGGTCGGGTGAAAACCCTGCACCCGAAAATCCACGGCGGCATCCTCGGCCGTCGCGGCATTGACGACGCCATCATGAACGAGCACGGCATCAAGCCGATCGACCTGGTAGCCGTCAACCTCTACCCGTTCGAAGCCACCATCTCCAAGCCAGGCTGCGACCTGCCGACCGCGATCGAAAATATCGATATCGGCGGCCCGACCATGGTCCGTTCGGCTGCCAAAAACCACAAAGACGTGGCCATCGTGGTGAATGCCAGCGATTACGCCAACGTCCTGCAAAACCTCAAGGCCGGTGGCCTGACCTACGCCCAGCGCTTCGACCTGATGCTCAAGGCGTTCGAGCACACCGCAGCCTATGACGGCATGATCGCCAACTACCTGGGCACCGTGAACCAGGCCGCAGAAACCCTGAGCACCGAAGGTCGCAGCCAGTTCCCGCGCACCTTCAACAGCCAGTTCATCAAGGCTCAGGAAATGCGCTACGGCGAGAACCCGCACCAGAGCGCGGCGTTCTATGTTGAAGCCAAGCCTGCCGAAGTCAGCATCTCCACCGCGACCCAGTTGCAAGGCAAGGAACTGTCCTTCAACAACGTGGCAGACACCGATGCCGCACTGGAATGCGTAAAAAGCTTCGTCAAACCCGCCTGCGTTATCGTCAAGCACGCCAACCCGTGCGGCGTGGCAGTCAGCCCGGACGCCGAAGGCGGCATCCGTCAGGCTTACGAACTGGCCTACGCGACTGATACCGAATCGGCATTCGGCGGCATCATTGCATTCAACCGCGAGCTGGACGCCGAAACGGCCAAGGCTATCGTTGAGCGTCAGTTCGTCGAAGTCATCATCGCCCCGTCCGTCAGCGAAGAAGCCCGCGCTATCGTGGCTGCCAAAGCCAACGTACGCCTGCTGGCATGCGGCGAGTGGAGCGCAGAGCGCACTCCGGCCTGGGACTTCAAACGCGTGAATGGCGGTTTGCTGGTACAAAGCCGCGACATCCAGATGATCGGCAGCGAAGACCTGAAAGTCGTGACCAAGCGCGCACCGACCGAGCAAGAGATCAACGACCTGATTTTCGCCTGGAAAGTGGCCAAGTACGTGAAATCCAACGCCATCGTCTACGCCAAGAACCGTCAGACCATCGGTGTCGGCGCGGGCCAGATGAGCCGCGTAAACTCGGCCCGTATCGCTGCGATCAAGGCCGAACATGCTGGCTTGCAGGTTCAAGGCTCGGTCATGGCATCGGACGCATTCTTCCCGTTCCGTGACGGTCTGGACAACGCGGCCAAGGCCGGTATCACTGCGGTGATCCAGCCAGGCGGCTCGATGCGCGATAACGAAGTGATTGCTGCTGCCGATGAAGCCGGCATTGCCATGGTGTTCACCGGCATGCGTCACTTCCGCCACTAA
- the purD gene encoding phosphoribosylamine--glycine ligase, giving the protein MNVLIIGSGGREHALAWKVAQDPRVAKVFVAPGNAGTAIEAKCENVAIDVLALEQLADFAEKNVSLTIVGPEVPLVAGVVDLFRSRGLDCFGPTAGAAQLEGSKAFTKDFLARHKIPTADYQNFTEIEPALAYLQKVGAPIVIKADGLAAGKGVIVAMTLAEAEDAVRDMLAGNAFGEAGSRVVIEEFLDGEEASFIVMVDGKNVLPMATSQDHKRVGDADTGPNTGGMGAYSPAPVVTADVHKRVMDLVIWPTVRGMAEEGNVYTGFLYAGLMIDKAGNPKVIEFNCRFGDPETQPVMLRLQSSLVLLVEAALAQALDKVEAQWDPRPSLGIVLAAGGYPGDYAKGAVIHGLDAAAQLEGKVFHAGTALDDAGEVVTSGGRVLCATAMGDTVEAAQQQAYALAKAIEWDGCFYRNDIGYRAIARERGDV; this is encoded by the coding sequence ATGAATGTTTTGATCATTGGCAGCGGTGGCCGCGAACACGCTCTGGCCTGGAAAGTCGCTCAGGACCCACGTGTGGCCAAAGTATTCGTTGCCCCGGGCAACGCCGGTACCGCCATTGAGGCCAAGTGCGAAAACGTCGCGATCGACGTGCTGGCCCTTGAGCAACTGGCTGACTTTGCCGAGAAAAATGTTTCCCTGACCATCGTTGGCCCGGAAGTACCACTGGTTGCCGGTGTCGTGGACCTGTTCCGCTCCCGTGGCCTCGACTGCTTCGGCCCGACCGCGGGCGCTGCCCAGCTGGAAGGCTCCAAGGCATTCACCAAGGACTTCCTGGCGCGTCACAAGATCCCGACCGCCGACTACCAGAACTTCACTGAAATCGAACCTGCGCTGGCTTACCTGCAAAAGGTCGGTGCACCGATCGTGATCAAGGCTGATGGCCTGGCCGCGGGCAAAGGCGTTATCGTCGCCATGACCCTGGCAGAAGCCGAAGACGCCGTGCGCGACATGCTTGCAGGCAATGCGTTTGGCGAAGCCGGCTCACGCGTCGTGATCGAAGAGTTTCTCGACGGCGAAGAAGCCAGCTTCATCGTCATGGTCGATGGCAAGAACGTATTGCCAATGGCGACCAGCCAGGACCACAAACGTGTTGGCGACGCTGACACCGGCCCTAATACGGGCGGCATGGGTGCTTACTCCCCTGCTCCAGTGGTCACGGCCGACGTCCACAAGCGCGTCATGGATCTGGTGATCTGGCCGACCGTGCGCGGCATGGCTGAAGAAGGCAACGTCTACACCGGTTTCCTGTATGCCGGCCTGATGATCGACAAAGCGGGCAACCCGAAAGTCATCGAGTTCAACTGCCGCTTCGGTGACCCGGAAACCCAACCGGTCATGTTGCGCCTGCAGTCGAGCCTGGTCCTGCTGGTCGAAGCCGCACTGGCTCAAGCTCTGGACAAGGTAGAAGCTCAGTGGGATCCACGTCCGAGCCTGGGTATCGTACTGGCCGCCGGCGGCTACCCTGGCGACTACGCTAAAGGGGCCGTGATCCACGGTCTGGATGCGGCTGCACAACTGGAAGGCAAGGTTTTCCACGCAGGCACGGCCCTTGACGATGCGGGTGAAGTGGTCACTTCCGGCGGTCGCGTACTGTGCGCTACAGCCATGGGCGACACGGTTGAGGCCGCTCAACAGCAAGCGTATGCACTGGCCAAAGCCATCGAGTGGGACGGCTGCTTCTACCGTAACGACATCGGCTACCGAGCCATTGCACGCGAACGTGGCGACGTCTAG
- the fis gene encoding DNA-binding transcriptional regulator Fis, whose amino-acid sequence MTMMTETLVSGTTPVSDNVNLKQHLNTPSEEGQTLRGSVEKALHNYFAHLEGAEVTDVYNLVLSEVEAPLLECVMNYVKGNQTKASELLGLNRGTLRKKLKQYDLL is encoded by the coding sequence ATGACGATGATGACCGAGACATTAGTGAGTGGAACAACGCCCGTGAGCGACAACGTCAACTTGAAACAGCACCTCAATACACCAAGCGAAGAAGGTCAGACCCTTCGCGGGAGTGTCGAAAAGGCGCTGCACAATTATTTCGCCCATCTGGAGGGCGCTGAAGTTACGGACGTGTACAACCTGGTGCTTTCAGAAGTCGAGGCCCCCTTGCTCGAGTGCGTCATGAACTACGTCAAGGGCAACCAGACCAAAGCATCCGAGTTACTGGGACTGAACCGCGGTACCTTGCGCAAAAAACTCAAACAGTACGATCTGCTGTAA
- a CDS encoding hybrid sensor histidine kinase/response regulator, whose translation MRWLRIAIALTVSLLTALLVSLPAHSATGSTWSVLPDPQGDLQLSDVRSARFTNQFSPIELEQLAAAEPGEALWLRFRLQPQKNQQVVRIFAPDLARLDMYVLDDQKLINEITTGNDLTQAQKPLPSSDYLLPLPQSPHELDVYLRLVSDHQVRPHITLDTAVMLAANQGMPLLYGLLLGCLIMLVLHNLLRFAFTRSISSLWLAICEILLLSSTVLFLNLLGDWLPDWRITHTPGAYLALLITAPCGLMFTYTFFSPRGPHPLNKLLLADILIITLGGLLLLFIDTLPLNLMTYGLVGLASLSILLVAAYHWQKGYRPARLFVAAMVLFNIGTLVILPALVSLTLIAPQELILALMLVVCISGCLMSVALSERNRSITESQFSISRDLAASNAEVNAKTEFLSKISHEIRTPMNGVLGMTELLLGTPLSVKQRDYVQTIHSAGNELLTLINEILDISKLESGQIELDDVQFDLNALIEDCLNIFRTKAEQQNVELISFIQPQVPRVISGDPTRLRQTLLSLLESSLKKTTEGEILIVVALEERSGPPRLRIAIQDSGQPMDDQEREALLHAELHSKNFLAATRLGGHLGLVIARQLIMLMGGEFGIKTGQTTGSNLWLTLPLDPQHLEHPTSDLDSPLKGARVLVVDDNDTCRKVLVQQCSAWGLNVSAAASGKEALAVLRTKAHLRDYFDIVLLDQNMPGMTGMQLAAKIKEDPSLNHDILLIMLTGISNAPSKIIARNCGIKRILAKPVAGYTLKTTLADELTQRNKGHSAAQTANNGPAAAPVSVPADFRILVVEDNNISTKVIRGMLGKLNVQPDNACNGEEALQAMKAHRYDLVLMDCEMPVLDGFSATEQLRAWEVSHQRVRTPVVALTAHILSEHKERARQAGMDGHMAKPVELSQLRELVEYWVAQRELREPHAQWNQT comes from the coding sequence TTGCGCTGGCTCAGGATCGCCATAGCTTTAACTGTGAGTTTGCTGACCGCTTTGCTCGTCTCGCTGCCGGCACATTCAGCCACAGGCAGTACCTGGTCAGTCCTGCCGGACCCCCAGGGTGACCTGCAACTGAGCGATGTTCGCTCTGCACGATTTACCAATCAATTCAGTCCCATCGAACTCGAACAATTGGCCGCCGCTGAACCCGGCGAGGCCCTTTGGCTGCGCTTTCGGTTACAGCCCCAAAAAAACCAACAGGTTGTGCGGATCTTTGCACCCGACCTGGCTCGGTTGGACATGTACGTCCTCGATGATCAAAAACTGATCAACGAAATCACCACGGGCAATGACCTGACCCAGGCACAAAAACCTCTGCCGAGCAGCGACTACCTGTTGCCCTTGCCTCAGAGCCCTCATGAACTCGATGTTTACCTGCGACTGGTCTCCGACCACCAGGTACGCCCGCATATAACACTGGACACCGCCGTCATGCTTGCCGCAAACCAAGGCATGCCCTTGCTCTATGGCCTACTGCTCGGCTGCCTGATCATGCTGGTACTGCATAATCTTCTGCGATTTGCCTTCACCCGTTCCATCAGCAGCCTGTGGCTCGCTATCTGTGAAATCCTGCTCCTGAGCAGTACTGTGCTGTTCTTGAACTTGCTAGGGGACTGGCTCCCGGACTGGCGTATCACACACACTCCCGGCGCCTATCTGGCCTTGCTGATCACTGCGCCTTGCGGGCTGATGTTTACCTACACCTTCTTCTCGCCCCGTGGCCCGCATCCGCTGAATAAACTGTTGTTGGCCGACATTCTGATCATCACCCTCGGTGGCTTGCTGTTGCTGTTTATCGACACCCTGCCATTGAACCTGATGACCTACGGCCTGGTCGGGCTGGCCAGCCTGAGCATCCTGCTGGTTGCGGCTTATCACTGGCAAAAGGGCTACCGCCCTGCCCGTCTGTTCGTGGCGGCCATGGTGCTATTCAATATTGGCACTTTGGTGATTCTGCCTGCACTCGTGAGTTTGACGCTGATTGCCCCGCAAGAGCTGATTCTGGCGCTGATGCTGGTGGTCTGTATCAGCGGCTGCCTGATGAGTGTTGCCTTGAGCGAACGCAACCGCAGCATCACTGAAAGTCAGTTCAGCATCAGTCGCGACCTGGCAGCCAGTAACGCTGAGGTCAATGCCAAGACCGAATTTCTGTCCAAGATCAGCCATGAGATCCGCACCCCCATGAACGGTGTACTGGGCATGACCGAGCTGTTGCTGGGGACACCGTTGTCGGTCAAACAACGTGACTACGTGCAGACCATCCACAGCGCTGGTAATGAACTACTGACGCTGATTAACGAAATACTTGATATTTCCAAACTCGAATCGGGGCAAATTGAACTGGATGATGTGCAGTTCGACCTCAACGCATTGATCGAAGACTGCCTGAACATTTTCCGTACCAAGGCCGAGCAGCAGAATGTCGAGCTCATCAGTTTCATTCAGCCACAAGTCCCGCGCGTCATTAGTGGCGACCCTACGCGCTTGCGCCAAACCCTGTTAAGTCTGCTTGAAAGCTCCCTGAAGAAAACCACCGAAGGCGAGATTCTCATCGTCGTGGCCCTGGAAGAACGCAGTGGCCCGCCACGGTTACGGATTGCCATTCAGGATTCCGGCCAACCAATGGATGATCAGGAGCGCGAGGCCCTGTTGCACGCCGAACTGCACAGCAAGAACTTCCTTGCCGCTACCCGCTTGGGTGGTCATCTGGGGCTGGTGATTGCACGCCAGCTGATCATGCTGATGGGTGGAGAATTCGGGATAAAGACCGGGCAGACCACGGGCAGCAATCTCTGGCTGACCTTGCCTCTGGACCCACAACACCTCGAACACCCGACTTCCGACCTCGACAGCCCGCTCAAGGGGGCTCGAGTGCTGGTGGTCGATGACAACGACACCTGCCGCAAAGTGCTGGTGCAGCAGTGCTCGGCCTGGGGCTTGAATGTCAGTGCCGCAGCGTCGGGCAAAGAAGCCCTCGCCGTGCTGCGCACCAAAGCTCATCTGCGTGATTACTTCGATATCGTTTTGCTGGACCAGAACATGCCCGGCATGACCGGCATGCAACTGGCTGCCAAGATCAAGGAAGACCCGAGCCTGAATCACGATATTTTGTTGATCATGCTCACCGGGATCAGTAACGCACCGAGCAAGATCATCGCCCGTAACTGCGGAATCAAGCGCATCCTGGCCAAGCCCGTGGCAGGTTACACCCTGAAAACTACCCTGGCCGATGAGCTGACCCAACGCAACAAGGGCCATAGCGCTGCACAAACGGCCAACAATGGCCCGGCGGCTGCGCCCGTCTCAGTGCCCGCCGACTTCCGTATTCTGGTGGTCGAAGACAACAACATCTCCACCAAGGTCATCCGCGGGATGCTGGGCAAGCTCAACGTGCAACCCGATAACGCCTGTAATGGCGAAGAAGCCTTGCAAGCCATGAAAGCCCATCGCTACGACCTGGTGCTGATGGACTGTGAAATGCCGGTACTCGACGGGTTTTCGGCGACCGAACAACTCCGGGCCTGGGAAGTCAGCCACCAACGCGTTCGTACGCCGGTGGTGGCATTGACCGCGCACATTCTGAGCGAACACAAAGAGCGCGCCCGACAGGCTGGAATGGACGGCCACATGGCCAAGCCGGTAGAACTGTCCCAACTGCGTGAGCTGGTGGAGTATTGGGTCGCGCAACGCGAGCTGCGTGAACCTCATGCCCAGTGGAACCAGACGTAA